In Siniperca chuatsi isolate FFG_IHB_CAS linkage group LG20, ASM2008510v1, whole genome shotgun sequence, the following proteins share a genomic window:
- the LOC122867385 gene encoding LOW QUALITY PROTEIN: solute carrier family 2, facilitated glucose transporter member 11-like (The sequence of the model RefSeq protein was modified relative to this genomic sequence to represent the inferred CDS: inserted 1 base in 1 codon), translating into MNSTDDTEPEETSKPSGSALTLALTVCSAAIGGTFQYGYNISIINAPTSYIQGFINDTYMERWGIGLDTPQVTLVWTLIVSAFSLGGLLGALLAGPLAVCFGRKNSLLLNNSFLFAGAVIVLTCRVAKSFEMIIFARFLVGVNSGVSMNVQPMYFGESAPKHLRGAVAFSSAVFTAFGIFLGQVVGLTGLLGTEPLWPYLLASNALPGLIQLLTLPWFPESPRYLLIDRGDQEACVRALGRLRGGEAPVLEMEEMLQEQQQQESTALKSGSAASAQTPCSLFKDPDLRSQLRTVMAASSAMMLCGNDSIYFYASYIFLKAGIPPEKIQYVTIGTGASELTASILSNLLIERVGRRYLLVVGYSLMSCWSVVFTVTLTLQSRGVAGMPYLSMACVFAYILSFGLGPAGVTGILPAEIFDQAARPAAYMVAGSLMWINLFLVGMLFPFIVSSLGNFCFLPFLAVCLVSAVFLGLTLPETKGKTLAEITAEFDRMNGVKERPDMQVDEPIKEHYQXCSFTTLTQDPDPDHKNGD; encoded by the exons ATGAACTCCACAGACGATACTGAGCCAGAAGAAACCAGCAAACCCTCAGGAAGTGCCCTGACCCTTGCTTTGACTGTATGCTCTGCTGCCATTGGAGGCACCTTCCAGTATGGCTACAACATCTCAATCATCAACGCTCCTACCAGCTACATCCAGGGCTTCATTAATGATACCTACATGGAGCGCTGGGGGATCGGCTTGGACACCCCTCAGGTGACCCTAGTGTGGACTCTTATCGTGTCAGCCTTCTCACTGGGCGGTTTGCTAGGAGCCCTGCTAGCAGGGCCTCTGGCAGTCTGCTTTGGTAGGAAGAACTCGCTGCTTCTGAACAATTCCTTCCTGTTTGCTGGTGCTGTGATTGTGCTAACGTGCAGGGTGGCGAAATCATTTGAGATGATCATCTTTGCTCGCTTTCTGGTGGGGGTGAACTCAGGAGTCAGCATGAACGTCCAGCCTATGTACTTTGGGGAAAGCGCCCCCAAACACCTTCGAGGTGCTGTGGctttttcttctgctgttttcaCTGCATTTGGGATCTTCTTGGGTCAGGTTGTGGGACTCACTGGGCTGCTGGGCACAGAGCCTCTTTGGCCCTACTTACTAGCTAGTAACGCTTTGCCGGGGTTGATCCAGCTCCTTACCTTACCCTGGTTCCCCGAAAGCCCCAGATACCTTCTCATTGACCGGGGAGACCAGGAAGCATGTGTCCGGGCGCTTGGAAGGCTTCGTGGTGGGGAGGCTCCTGTCTTGGAGATGGAGGAGATGCttcaggagcagcagcagcaagaatCCACAGCCTTAAAATCTGGATCTGCAGCTTCTGCCCAGACACCCTGTTCCCTGTTTAAGGATCCTGACCTACGATCCCAGCTCAGAACAGTCATGGCTGCCAGTAGTGCTATGATGCTCTGCGGCAATGACTCCATCTACTTCTATGCGTCCTACATCTTTCTCAAAGCAGGGATCCCTCCAGAGAAAATCCAGTACGTCACCATCGGCACGGGGGCATCTGAGCTAACTGCTTCTATACTGAGCAATCTTCTGATTGAACGTGTGGGCCGCAGGTACCTTCTCGTGGTAGGGTACAGTCTCATGTCTTGCTGGTCTGTAGTCTTCACTGTAACTCTCACCCTCCAGAGCCGTGGGGTGGCTGGGATGCCCTACCTCAGCATGGCATGTGTGTTCGCCTACATCCTCAGCTTCGGTTTGGGCCCAGCAGGGGTGACGGGGATCTTACCAGCTGAGATCTTTGACCAGGCGGCTCGGCCGGCAGCGTACATGGTCGCTGGCTCGCTTATGTGGATCAACCTGTTCTTGGTGGGAATGCTGTTCCCCTTCATCGTCAGCAGCCTGGGGAACTTCTGCTTCCTTCCGTTCTTGGCCGTGTGTTTGGTGTCCGCTGTGTTTTTGGGGCTCACCTTACCAGAGACTAAGGGTAAGACGCTGGCTGAGATTACTGCAGAGTTTGATCGAATGAATGGAGTGAAGGAGAGGCCAGACATGCAGGTGGATGAGCCCATTAAGGAGCACTACC CCTGCTCCTTCACTACCCTAACGCAAGATCCTGACCCTGACCATAAGAATGGGGACTGA
- the LOC122867388 gene encoding RNA-binding protein with serine-rich domain 1-B-like isoform X2 has protein sequence MAPSPTKRKEDDKSKQRGKEKSGASKEGADKGRGRDKNRTRRNASSGSSRSSSSSSSSSGSSSGSSSGSSSSASSHSGSSSSRSSSSSSSSSSPSPSRQRHNNRRRSRSKSKSAKKDDRDRRRRSPTPKPTKVYLGRLTRNVIKEHIQEIFSTYGKIKMIDMPMNRVHPHLSKGYAYVEFETPEEAEKALKHMDGGQIDGQEITVTAVLTPTVRPPPRRLSPPRRMPPPPPMWRRTPPRMRRRSRSPRRRSPVRRRSRSPGRRRHRSRSSSNSSR, from the exons AT GGCGCCTTCCCCAACAAAGAGGAAGGAGGATGACAAGAGTAAACAGCGAGGTAAGGAGAAGTCAGGAGCCTCGAAAGAAGGAGCTGACAAAGGCCGGGGCAGAGACAAGAACCGCACGCGACGCAATGCTTCCAGTGGGAGCAGCAG gtccagctccagctccagcagcagctcaggcTCCAGCTCAGGCTCCTCCAGTGGCTCCAGCTCCTCTGCCTCCAGCCACTCGGGCTCATCGAGCTCCCGCTCCTCatcgtcctcctcctcatcctcctcgcCGAGCCCCAGCCGCCAGCGCCACAACAACAGACGACGCTCACGCTCAAA GTCAAAATCAGCAAAGAAGGATGACAGGGACAGACGACGTAGGAGCCCCACACCCAAACCCACCAAGGTCTACCTGGGCCGGCTGACTAGAAATGTCATCAAG GAACACATTCAGGAGATCTTCTCCACCTATGGTAAGATCAAGATGATTGACATGCCCATGAACCGCGTCCACCCTCACCTGTCCAAAGGCTACGCCTACGTGGAGTTTGAGACACCCGAGGAGGCAGAGAAGGCCCTGAAACACATGGACGGAG gtcAGATCGACGGTCAGGAGATCACAGTCACAGCTGTGCTGACTCCCACAGTGCGCCCTCCCCCCCGCAGGCTGTCCCCTCCCCGCAGGAtgcctcctccaccaccaaTGTGGCGACGTACTCCACCTCGAATGAGGAGAAG gTCTCGGTCTCCACGGCGACGCTCTCCAGTACGTCGCAGGTCTCGATCGCCCGGCCGCCGCCGTCACCGGTCGCGCTCTAGTTCCAACTCCTCCCGCTAG